A part of Planococcus sp. MB-3u-03 genomic DNA contains:
- the cdaA gene encoding diadenylate cyclase CdaA: MPFLENFNDQTPLQMIGNVIDILLVWFVIYKLITVIKGTKAVQLLKGIFFIIIARLVTQALNLETLGWIMQQVLEWGFLAIIIIFQPELRRALEQLGRGKLFSSSTLNEESERNRLIEAMSKSVSYMAKRRIGALISIERETGLSDYIETGIPMNSDITSELMINLFIPNTPLHDGAVIVQKNRIAAAACYLPLSESPFISKELGTRHRAALGISEVTDAITIVVSEETGAISLTANGDLHRNLSLEDFEVKLRRIWFGAEQQQATTSWWNWRGKKNG; encoded by the coding sequence ATGCCTTTTTTGGAAAACTTCAATGACCAGACGCCGCTTCAGATGATCGGAAATGTTATCGACATCCTGTTGGTCTGGTTCGTTATTTACAAACTTATTACTGTCATCAAGGGAACGAAGGCTGTCCAATTATTAAAAGGAATCTTCTTTATCATCATCGCGCGTCTTGTGACCCAGGCGCTCAACCTGGAAACGCTCGGTTGGATCATGCAGCAAGTGCTCGAATGGGGCTTTCTTGCCATCATCATCATCTTCCAGCCGGAACTAAGGCGCGCACTCGAACAGCTCGGGCGCGGGAAATTGTTCTCGAGCAGTACGCTTAATGAAGAATCCGAGCGCAACCGCTTGATTGAAGCGATGAGCAAATCGGTCAGCTATATGGCGAAGCGCCGGATCGGGGCACTCATTTCGATCGAGCGTGAAACCGGGCTCAGCGATTACATAGAGACGGGCATTCCGATGAATTCGGACATTACGTCGGAATTGATGATCAATTTATTCATTCCGAACACGCCGCTGCATGACGGTGCGGTCATCGTCCAGAAGAACCGCATCGCTGCGGCTGCCTGCTATTTGCCGCTGTCCGAGAGCCCGTTCATTTCGAAAGAGCTGGGGACGCGCCACCGTGCAGCACTCGGCATCAGTGAAGTGACGGATGCGATCACTATTGTCGTATCGGAAGAAACCGGTGCGATCAGTTTGACGGCCAACGGTGATTTACACCGCAATTTGTCGCTCGAAGACTTTGAAGTGAAGCTCCGCCGCATCTGGTTCGGTGCCGAACAACAGCAGGCGACGACTTCCTGGTGGAATTGGAGGGGGAAAAAGAATGGATAA
- the glmS gene encoding glutamine--fructose-6-phosphate transaminase (isomerizing) has protein sequence MCGIVGYIGEQDSKEILLKGLERLEYRGYDSAGIAVRNGEGIKVFKEKGRIADLRGVVEDDVTGNTGIGHTRWATHGKPSKVNAHPHQNTSDRFTIVHNGVIENYHHIQRDHLEGVEMESDTDTEIIVQLIGKFVEEGMTTKEAFSKALKLMKGSYAIALLDAEEEQTIYVAKNKSPLLVGLGENFNVIASDAMAMLQVTDQFVELMDKEVVIVKKESVQILTLDGEEVARDPFTAEIDMSDIDKGTYPHYMLKEIDEQPAVMRKIIQAYQDENDQLTIDSSILDALETADRLYIIAAGTSYHAGLIGKEYLEKMAGIPVEVHVASEFGYNMPLLSENPLFIFISQSGETADSRQVLVRIKELGHPSLTVTNVAGSTLSREADHTLLLHAGPEIAVASTKAYTAQLAVLSILAAVTAERRGRDIGFDLVQEMGIVANAVQAQVDMKEELEQIATDYLSTTRNCFFIGRLMDYFVGLEGALKLKEISYIQAEGFAGGELKHGTIALIEEGTPVIALATQESVNLNIRGNVKEVAARGANTCIISMEGLNEEGDSHVLPKVHELLTPLVSVIPLQLISYYAALHRDCDVDKPRNLAKSVTVE, from the coding sequence ATGTGTGGAATTGTCGGGTATATTGGTGAACAGGATTCAAAAGAGATTTTATTGAAAGGCTTGGAGCGTCTGGAGTACCGTGGATATGATTCAGCGGGGATTGCAGTACGCAACGGCGAAGGCATCAAAGTATTCAAAGAAAAAGGCCGCATTGCCGATTTGCGCGGAGTCGTGGAAGACGATGTGACAGGAAACACAGGAATCGGGCACACGCGCTGGGCAACGCATGGCAAGCCAAGCAAAGTCAATGCTCACCCGCATCAGAATACATCAGACCGCTTCACGATCGTTCATAACGGCGTTATCGAGAACTACCATCACATCCAGCGCGACCATTTGGAAGGCGTGGAAATGGAGTCTGATACGGACACGGAAATCATCGTGCAATTGATCGGCAAATTTGTTGAAGAAGGCATGACGACCAAAGAAGCATTCAGCAAAGCTTTGAAATTGATGAAAGGCTCGTACGCGATTGCATTGCTCGATGCAGAAGAAGAGCAGACGATCTACGTAGCGAAAAACAAGAGCCCGCTTCTTGTCGGACTTGGCGAGAACTTCAATGTCATCGCATCTGATGCAATGGCGATGCTGCAAGTGACGGACCAGTTCGTTGAATTGATGGATAAAGAAGTCGTCATCGTGAAAAAAGAAAGCGTACAGATCTTGACGCTCGACGGCGAAGAAGTAGCCCGCGACCCATTCACAGCAGAAATCGACATGAGCGATATCGATAAAGGCACATACCCGCATTACATGCTGAAAGAAATCGATGAGCAGCCAGCGGTTATGCGCAAAATCATCCAAGCTTACCAAGACGAGAACGATCAATTGACGATCGATTCTTCAATTTTGGATGCACTCGAAACAGCAGACCGTCTGTACATCATTGCAGCAGGCACAAGCTACCACGCTGGCTTGATCGGCAAGGAATACTTGGAGAAAATGGCGGGAATTCCAGTAGAAGTACACGTAGCGAGCGAATTCGGCTACAACATGCCACTTCTTTCTGAAAACCCGTTGTTCATCTTCATTTCCCAGTCCGGCGAAACAGCGGACAGCCGTCAAGTATTGGTGCGCATCAAAGAATTGGGCCATCCATCACTGACGGTCACGAACGTGGCAGGCTCTACGCTTTCACGCGAAGCTGACCATACCTTATTGTTGCATGCAGGCCCTGAAATTGCGGTAGCATCTACAAAAGCATACACAGCGCAGTTAGCTGTACTTTCGATCTTGGCAGCAGTAACGGCAGAGCGCCGCGGCCGTGATATCGGTTTCGATTTGGTCCAGGAAATGGGCATCGTGGCGAATGCCGTGCAAGCACAAGTCGATATGAAAGAAGAACTTGAACAGATTGCAACGGATTACCTTTCAACTACACGCAATTGCTTCTTCATCGGGCGTTTGATGGATTATTTCGTCGGCCTTGAAGGCGCATTGAAACTGAAAGAAATCTCTTACATCCAAGCAGAAGGCTTTGCTGGCGGGGAACTTAAGCACGGCACGATCGCATTGATCGAAGAAGGCACACCGGTCATCGCGCTCGCGACGCAGGAATCCGTCAACTTGAACATCCGCGGAAACGTCAAAGAAGTGGCGGCACGCGGCGCAAATACATGCATCATCTCCATGGAAGGCTTGAACGAAGAAGGCGACAGCCACGTCTTGCCGAAAGTCCATGAATTGTTGACGCCGCTTGTATCGGTCATCCCGCTTCAGTTGATCAGCTATTATGCTGCTCTTCACCGCGATTGTGACGTCGATAAGCCGCGCAACTTGGCAAAATCCGTAACAGTTGAATAA
- a CDS encoding VOC family protein, with product MIIGLHHAQITIPKGAEAEGKAFYCDLLGLQEIDKPEALRGRGGFWLVVGQQEVHVGTEDGFDRLATKAHLAYQVEDIHYWRERLETNAVEILEAVPIPGFARFEFRDPFGNRVEMIQQEGAGESQ from the coding sequence ATGATCATCGGATTGCATCACGCACAAATTACCATCCCGAAAGGGGCAGAAGCGGAAGGAAAAGCGTTTTATTGTGACCTGCTCGGCTTGCAGGAAATCGATAAGCCGGAAGCATTGAGAGGACGCGGCGGCTTTTGGCTCGTCGTCGGACAACAGGAAGTGCATGTCGGGACTGAAGACGGATTTGACCGTTTGGCGACAAAGGCGCATCTAGCGTATCAAGTAGAAGACATCCACTATTGGCGCGAGCGGCTGGAAACGAACGCTGTTGAAATTCTGGAGGCGGTGCCGATTCCGGGATTTGCGCGTTTTGAATTCCGCGATCCGTTCGGCAACCGGGTGGAAATGATTCAACAGGAAGGGGCGGGAGAAAGCCAATGA
- a CDS encoding AraC family transcriptional regulator yields the protein MLKQMNEALAYIEAHLEEEIDERELERIAGTSIYHFRRMFSFLSGFTLGEYMRKRRLSNAAADLHAGMSVTEAAFKYGYDSADGFSRAFKEWAGINPSTVQKSGMLKSFPKLTFQSTIKGGVEMEYRIEEKQAFTIIGVKKRVAIQFEGENEEIMTLAKSISAEQREEMRSYADMEPHQVINASFNFDEGRMDEQGSLDHMIGFLTAKNVEAGNGLDRVEVPALTWAVFKAEGEFPRVMQETWGKIVSEWLPSSGYELAEAPEISFTGDLSDPAHVKSEIWMAVRKTTLTK from the coding sequence ATGCTGAAACAAATGAACGAAGCGCTTGCCTATATTGAAGCGCATTTGGAAGAGGAAATCGACGAACGCGAGCTGGAGCGCATAGCTGGCACGTCCATTTACCATTTTCGGCGAATGTTCTCTTTCTTGTCAGGCTTCACATTGGGCGAGTATATGAGAAAGCGGCGGCTGTCGAACGCCGCAGCGGACTTGCACGCTGGCATGAGTGTGACGGAAGCAGCGTTCAAATATGGCTATGATTCAGCCGATGGATTCTCGCGTGCTTTCAAGGAATGGGCAGGGATCAATCCTTCAACGGTCCAAAAGAGCGGCATGTTGAAGTCGTTCCCAAAACTGACCTTCCAGTCAACTATAAAAGGAGGAGTAGAAATGGAATACCGCATCGAAGAAAAACAGGCGTTCACTATTATTGGCGTGAAGAAACGAGTGGCAATCCAATTCGAAGGGGAAAATGAAGAAATTATGACGCTTGCCAAAAGCATATCAGCGGAACAACGTGAGGAAATGCGCAGCTATGCAGATATGGAACCGCATCAAGTGATCAATGCATCATTCAATTTTGACGAAGGGCGCATGGATGAACAAGGCAGTTTGGATCACATGATCGGCTTTTTGACGGCGAAAAATGTCGAGGCTGGTAACGGACTTGATCGAGTCGAAGTGCCCGCACTTACGTGGGCGGTGTTTAAAGCAGAAGGGGAATTTCCTCGTGTGATGCAAGAGACATGGGGAAAAATCGTCTCCGAATGGCTGCCATCGTCCGGTTATGAACTGGCCGAAGCACCGGAAATTTCATTTACTGGTGATTTGTCAGATCCCGCTCATGTGAAAAGTGAGATTTGGATGGCAGTTCGTAAAACGACTCTGACAAAATGA
- a CDS encoding CdaR family protein: MDKMMDNPWFLRIMALFLAFLLFFSVQTENNTTTTETGRVSEIIEDVELQVYYDESLMVSGVPETVDLYLSGPASIIQTTRQLDDYTLFIDLRSLPLGEHQVPIQTENLSEQLSARVDPAFVNVVLEERVSQEFDIDAEMNERLLAEGFVLDGLSVEPDTVTVTGPQSVINAISFVKATVTGEPEIKESFTAEARVRVLAEDLTKLDNVTIEPESVAVDVTVEEYSRELPVRIESTGDPQTGITINSWTPTSEQVRVFGPRSVVDAMEEYVIEVEANSVTASDTTVTVELPIPSGASGVSPGEMQVEADISVDESLIVPEELENPEIADSNDEE; encoded by the coding sequence ATGGATAAGATGATGGACAATCCGTGGTTTCTACGGATCATGGCATTATTCCTGGCCTTTCTGCTCTTCTTTTCCGTCCAGACGGAAAACAATACGACCACGACCGAAACCGGAAGAGTGTCGGAAATAATCGAAGATGTGGAACTGCAAGTATATTATGATGAAAGCTTGATGGTCAGCGGCGTGCCGGAAACGGTCGACCTGTATTTAAGCGGCCCGGCAAGCATCATCCAGACGACGCGCCAGCTCGATGATTACACGCTGTTCATCGATTTGCGCAGCCTGCCTCTAGGGGAGCATCAAGTGCCGATTCAGACGGAAAACCTATCGGAACAACTGAGCGCACGCGTGGATCCGGCATTCGTTAATGTCGTGCTCGAGGAGCGGGTGTCCCAGGAATTCGATATCGACGCTGAAATGAACGAACGCTTGCTGGCAGAAGGATTTGTCTTGGACGGCCTGTCTGTCGAACCGGATACTGTGACCGTTACGGGACCGCAAAGCGTCATCAATGCCATCAGCTTTGTCAAAGCGACAGTGACCGGGGAACCGGAAATCAAGGAATCTTTCACTGCTGAAGCGCGTGTCCGCGTGCTGGCAGAAGATTTGACGAAACTCGACAATGTCACGATCGAGCCGGAATCCGTGGCGGTTGACGTTACGGTAGAGGAATACAGCCGCGAACTGCCGGTGCGTATCGAATCGACTGGCGATCCGCAGACAGGCATCACCATCAATTCCTGGACGCCTACAAGTGAACAAGTACGAGTCTTCGGACCGCGTAGCGTAGTGGATGCGATGGAGGAATATGTCATCGAAGTGGAAGCGAACAGCGTCACGGCATCCGATACGACGGTGACGGTCGAATTGCCGATTCCGTCGGGAGCTTCTGGGGTTTCGCCAGGAGAGATGCAAGTAGAAGCAGATATCTCGGTGGATGAATCTTTGATCGTGCCGGAAGAGTTGGAAAATCCAGAAATTGCCGATAGCAATGATGAAGAATAA
- a CDS encoding PadR family transcriptional regulator — protein MADSTQMLKGILDGCILSIIEEGEIYGYELAEKLQSYGFQSFSEGSIYPLLLRMQKEGLVSSVQRKSTAGPKRKYYSLTEAGQAELEQFLGRWADLKQSVDAVITKGGH, from the coding sequence GTGGCGGATTCTACACAAATGCTCAAAGGGATTTTAGATGGCTGCATCTTGTCGATTATCGAAGAAGGCGAGATTTATGGCTATGAACTGGCCGAAAAGCTGCAGAGCTACGGATTTCAATCATTCAGCGAAGGCAGCATCTATCCGCTGCTATTGCGGATGCAAAAAGAAGGGCTCGTGTCGAGTGTGCAGCGGAAATCGACAGCCGGGCCGAAGCGTAAGTATTATTCATTAACGGAAGCGGGACAAGCGGAGCTGGAGCAATTTCTCGGACGCTGGGCTGATTTGAAGCAATCGGTCGATGCGGTCATCACTAAAGGAGGGCACTGA
- a CDS encoding DUF1129 family protein — protein MLSAKSEQFLIELRMYLVQRGKSDEDINEVVDELESHLIESEKHGKSVESIVGKDPKQYMKSIGASLPIAAKELMVLIPATVLVIVAYLAYVPALSGDFNLSQTVLWGIIPVVLSLVIYSFLIFKVFPKFHDQPVKLGVIAVTISTLVIGFWVAFYLWMVPENTAAYFTATAEQNYMIVAVCLVAFIAYALYTKSWITIIVAALMSAGPLAEKWIPKNVNEDPFYIAVAIGIFVLIGIAVIWLLMRKRHKTA, from the coding sequence ATGCTATCTGCAAAATCTGAACAATTCCTGATCGAACTGCGCATGTATTTGGTACAGCGGGGAAAAAGCGATGAAGACATCAATGAAGTGGTCGATGAACTGGAAAGCCATTTGATCGAATCGGAGAAACACGGCAAAAGCGTCGAGAGCATCGTCGGGAAAGACCCGAAACAGTATATGAAAAGCATTGGGGCGTCGCTGCCGATTGCGGCGAAAGAATTGATGGTCCTCATCCCGGCGACGGTGCTGGTGATTGTCGCATATTTGGCGTATGTACCAGCCTTGTCAGGGGATTTCAACTTATCGCAAACGGTACTTTGGGGCATCATTCCGGTCGTCTTGAGCCTTGTTATCTACAGTTTCTTGATTTTCAAAGTGTTTCCGAAGTTTCACGATCAGCCGGTAAAGCTCGGCGTGATCGCGGTAACTATTTCAACTTTGGTCATCGGCTTTTGGGTGGCATTTTATTTATGGATGGTTCCAGAGAATACAGCGGCTTACTTCACGGCAACGGCTGAACAGAATTATATGATTGTCGCCGTCTGCCTTGTCGCGTTTATCGCCTATGCGCTGTACACGAAATCCTGGATTACGATTATCGTCGCGGCGTTAATGAGTGCGGGGCCGCTTGCGGAAAAATGGATCCCTAAGAATGTAAATGAAGACCCGTTTTATATCGCCGTGGCCATCGGGATTTTCGTCTTGATCGGTATTGCGGTCATCTGGTTGTTGATGCGAAAACGGCATAAAACGGCTTAA
- a CDS encoding GNAT family N-acetyltransferase → MKVIAGSDRQDSEFIRNKVIEHNMKNLPDEVKTPVEHLNFVLKDEDGTIMGGLTATTFWQHLHVDFLWVDDSLRGQGQGSALLEQMEQAAKEKGCRLITLDTFSFQAPDFYKRNGYEVFGMLEDHPKGFSQYFLQKRLDN, encoded by the coding sequence ATGAAAGTGATAGCTGGATCAGATCGACAAGATAGTGAATTTATTCGAAACAAAGTGATTGAGCACAATATGAAGAACTTGCCGGACGAGGTGAAGACGCCGGTTGAGCATCTAAATTTTGTGCTGAAAGACGAGGACGGCACAATCATGGGCGGCCTCACCGCTACTACGTTCTGGCAGCATTTGCATGTCGACTTTTTGTGGGTGGATGACAGCCTGAGAGGGCAAGGCCAAGGCAGTGCATTGCTTGAGCAGATGGAGCAGGCGGCGAAAGAAAAAGGCTGCCGCTTGATCACGCTCGATACGTTCAGCTTCCAGGCGCCTGATTTCTACAAACGAAACGGCTACGAAGTGTTCGGCATGCTTGAAGATCACCCGAAAGGCTTCAGCCAGTATTTTCTGCAGAAGCGATTGGATAATTAG
- a CDS encoding zf-HC2 domain-containing protein → MNACPEKVIRMMDDYLDGEISPSEEKELKDYLQSCSDCRKIYQELTKTIAFVQSASHVQAPSDFVQKTMAGLPKESQRVGMKRFMRHHPLMIAAALFVLLMSAAMLSSFSDDQQFSFTKQEHLVVEGQTVVVPEGQTVIGDLTIRNGDLRVDGELEGDVTIVNGQYMASSGVINGEIEEIDQAFEWLWYTIKGTFQDAVSFFGGNDQSIDE, encoded by the coding sequence ATGAATGCGTGTCCGGAAAAAGTCATTCGCATGATGGACGATTACCTGGACGGGGAAATCAGCCCATCAGAGGAAAAAGAACTGAAAGATTACTTGCAGAGCTGCAGCGACTGCAGAAAAATATATCAAGAACTGACCAAGACCATTGCGTTTGTCCAAAGTGCTTCACATGTCCAGGCACCGTCGGACTTTGTGCAAAAGACAATGGCCGGTTTGCCGAAAGAATCGCAGCGCGTCGGGATGAAACGCTTTATGCGCCATCACCCGTTAATGATTGCGGCGGCACTTTTCGTCTTGTTGATGAGTGCAGCGATGCTGTCGAGCTTCAGCGACGACCAGCAATTTTCATTCACCAAACAGGAGCACTTGGTGGTTGAGGGTCAGACCGTCGTCGTGCCGGAAGGCCAAACAGTTATCGGGGATTTGACGATTCGCAATGGCGATTTACGTGTGGACGGGGAACTTGAAGGAGACGTGACGATCGTCAACGGCCAGTATATGGCATCGAGTGGCGTCATCAATGGTGAAATCGAGGAAATCGACCAAGCATTCGAGTGGCTCTGGTATACGATCAAAGGGACATTCCAAGATGCCGTCAGCTTTTTTGGCGGCAATGACCAATCAATAGACGAGTAA
- a CDS encoding NADPH-dependent FMN reductase has product MTKIGIITGSTRPGRNSLQVAEWVKGIADQRGDADYELVDLAEYNLPMYAEPVSAAYSQDYQTPEAIPWAQKIAELDGYVFICPEYNHGVTSALKNAIDYLYIEWNNKAAGIVSYGSAGGVRAAESLRIIMAELQVATVRTHPAMSLFTDFVKMSEFKPAAVHEKSVNAMLDQVNAWTNALEPLRKGSNE; this is encoded by the coding sequence ATGACGAAAATAGGCATCATTACCGGCAGCACACGTCCAGGGCGCAATAGCCTGCAAGTGGCGGAATGGGTGAAAGGCATCGCCGACCAGCGCGGCGATGCTGATTATGAACTCGTGGATTTGGCTGAATACAATCTGCCGATGTATGCAGAGCCGGTTTCTGCGGCGTATAGCCAGGACTATCAGACGCCTGAAGCCATTCCATGGGCGCAAAAGATTGCGGAGTTGGACGGTTATGTATTCATTTGCCCGGAGTACAACCATGGCGTTACGTCAGCGTTAAAGAATGCCATCGATTATTTGTACATCGAATGGAATAATAAGGCGGCAGGCATTGTCAGCTATGGGTCAGCAGGCGGTGTCCGGGCAGCGGAATCCTTGCGCATCATCATGGCGGAACTGCAAGTGGCCACGGTGAGGACCCATCCTGCCATGTCCTTGTTTACGGATTTCGTGAAAATGAGTGAATTTAAGCCGGCAGCAGTCCACGAAAAATCGGTCAATGCCATGCTTGATCAAGTGAACGCTTGGACAAACGCATTGGAACCTTTACGCAAAGGATCCAACGAATAA
- the glmM gene encoding phosphoglucosamine mutase: MGKYFGTDGVRGVANSELTPELAFKLGRFGGYVLTKSSKEKPKVLVGRDTRISGEMLENALAAGLLSVGAEVMRLGVISTPGVSYLTRVMSAEAGVMISASHNPVADNGIKFFGSDGFKLSDDQEAEIEALLDAETDDLPRPTGGDLGSITEYFEGGQKYIQYLKQTVDEEFDGIHVALDCAHGATSTLATHVFADLDADISSMGASPNGLNINEGVGSTHPEALAKLVVDKGADVGLAFDGDGDRLIAVDEKGTIVDGDQIMYICAKHLKSEGRLKQDTVVSTIMSNMGFYKALEENDMKSVKTAVGDRYVVEEMKKNEYNLGGEQSGHIIFLDYNTTGDGLLSGLQLVNIMKITGKKLSELANEMTIFPQKLVNIRVTDKHGVTDNAVVAKKIAEVERDMDGDGRVLVRPSGTEPLVRVMVEAPSAEACEEYVERIAAVVREEMGMK; the protein is encoded by the coding sequence ATGGGAAAATATTTTGGGACCGATGGTGTACGAGGGGTGGCCAATAGCGAATTGACGCCTGAACTGGCATTTAAACTTGGGCGTTTTGGCGGCTATGTCTTAACAAAAAGCTCAAAGGAAAAACCGAAAGTGCTCGTAGGGCGGGATACACGGATTTCCGGGGAAATGCTTGAAAATGCATTAGCGGCTGGATTATTATCAGTCGGCGCAGAGGTTATGCGCCTCGGCGTCATCAGCACTCCAGGTGTTTCATATTTGACACGTGTCATGAGCGCGGAAGCGGGAGTCATGATTTCAGCTTCCCATAACCCGGTCGCAGATAACGGCATCAAATTCTTCGGTTCGGACGGCTTTAAATTGTCGGACGACCAGGAAGCGGAAATCGAAGCCTTGCTTGATGCAGAAACAGACGATCTGCCGCGCCCAACTGGCGGAGATCTTGGCAGCATCACCGAATATTTCGAAGGCGGCCAAAAATACATCCAGTATTTGAAGCAAACAGTGGACGAGGAATTCGATGGCATCCACGTGGCGCTTGATTGCGCGCATGGTGCGACATCGACATTGGCGACTCACGTATTTGCCGATTTGGACGCTGACATCAGCTCAATGGGCGCTTCGCCAAACGGCTTAAACATCAACGAAGGCGTCGGATCGACACATCCTGAAGCACTTGCGAAGTTGGTCGTGGATAAAGGCGCGGACGTGGGCCTTGCCTTTGATGGCGACGGTGACCGTTTGATTGCGGTGGATGAAAAAGGAACGATCGTCGACGGCGACCAGATCATGTATATTTGCGCGAAGCATTTGAAATCAGAAGGCCGCTTGAAACAGGATACAGTCGTTTCAACAATCATGAGCAATATGGGCTTCTACAAAGCGCTTGAAGAAAACGACATGAAGAGCGTCAAGACGGCTGTCGGCGATCGCTATGTAGTGGAAGAAATGAAGAAAAATGAATACAATTTGGGCGGCGAACAGTCGGGCCATATCATTTTCCTTGATTACAACACGACAGGCGACGGATTGTTGTCAGGTCTTCAATTGGTGAACATCATGAAGATTACGGGCAAGAAATTGTCAGAGCTTGCGAATGAAATGACGATTTTCCCGCAAAAACTGGTGAACATCCGCGTGACGGACAAACACGGCGTGACAGATAATGCTGTCGTTGCCAAGAAGATTGCGGAAGTGGAACGCGACATGGACGGCGATGGCCGTGTGCTGGTGCGTCCTTCCGGAACCGAGCCATTGGTGCGCGTCATGGTCGAAGCGCCGTCTGCAGAAGCGTGCGAAGAGTACGTAGAGCGGATTGCGGCGGTTGTACGTGAAGAAATGGGCATGAAATAA
- a CDS encoding YitT family protein gives MTEKRTSKRAKKLLRAIAVVIGGFITAYGLEAVLIPNNVSDGGVTGLSIVGSQLTGMQLGILIGLLNIPFVYLGYKQIGKSFAIYSVIGIAALAYGTTIMHHVPPIVEGDSLLVTVVGGIIIGFGMGLALRNGGALDGIDMLAVLLSRKLPFGTSDLILFLNLFVFIVVSTVFGLQGAFLSGIAYFIASKVIHMVEEGLSGSKTYKIITSEPENMVETIRDRLGRSATYNLVKGAYTNEDYKEITCIINRLEDSKMKEIIYEIDPQAFVAVYDVAEVKGGNFKKRDIH, from the coding sequence ATAACAGAAAAAAGAACAAGCAAGCGGGCCAAGAAGCTGTTGCGGGCCATTGCGGTCGTCATCGGTGGATTCATTACAGCGTATGGGCTCGAAGCCGTATTGATTCCGAATAATGTATCGGACGGCGGCGTGACGGGGCTGAGCATCGTCGGTTCACAGCTGACCGGCATGCAGCTCGGGATTTTAATCGGCTTGCTGAATATCCCGTTCGTCTATCTCGGATACAAACAGATTGGTAAGAGTTTTGCCATCTATTCGGTGATCGGCATTGCCGCTTTGGCATACGGAACGACCATCATGCACCATGTCCCGCCGATTGTCGAAGGCGACTCGCTGCTCGTGACTGTGGTCGGAGGCATCATTATCGGTTTCGGCATGGGGCTTGCGCTGCGCAATGGCGGCGCGTTGGACGGCATCGATATGCTCGCGGTATTGCTATCGCGGAAATTGCCGTTTGGCACGAGTGATTTGATTTTATTCCTGAACTTATTCGTCTTTATCGTCGTGTCGACGGTTTTCGGATTGCAGGGCGCGTTCTTGTCGGGGATCGCTTATTTCATCGCTTCCAAAGTGATCCATATGGTGGAGGAAGGCTTGAGCGGTTCGAAGACGTATAAGATCATCACGAGTGAACCCGAGAATATGGTCGAGACGATCCGCGACCGCTTGGGGCGCAGTGCTACATACAATTTGGTCAAAGGGGCGTATACCAACGAAGACTATAAGGAAATTACGTGCATCATCAACCGCCTCGAAGACAGCAAGATGAAGGAAATCATTTACGAAATCGACCCGCAGGCCTTTGTGGCGGTGTATGATGTCGCTGAAGTAAAAGGCGGGAATTTCAAGAAGCGCGATATCCATTAA
- a CDS encoding hemolysin family protein, with protein sequence MIFITLLLSYFTLVFGELVPKRLAFQKPQPIAMAMIYPLRVLAVLTSPFVTILSWSTNGVIRLFGIDPHQPVPEETEEEIRLMLEASKEKGTIEDMEQFIITRAFEFNDKAVEDIMVHPTDIIAISIGDSLAQVVQLVTDHPFSKFPIYEQDTDHMIGTLHIKDLVRYRETPQQQAFDIRQIMRAPHFVFEKRGIDEVFLEMQKSHNHLAIVLDEYGGTAGLITLEDLLEELVGDIQSEDKPSV encoded by the coding sequence TTGATCTTCATCACGTTACTGTTGTCCTACTTCACGCTCGTCTTCGGGGAATTGGTGCCAAAGCGGCTCGCCTTCCAAAAACCGCAGCCCATTGCAATGGCCATGATCTATCCGCTGCGCGTGCTCGCGGTCCTCACCAGCCCATTCGTCACCATTCTCTCTTGGTCAACAAACGGAGTAATTCGCCTGTTTGGCATCGATCCCCATCAACCTGTGCCGGAAGAAACAGAAGAAGAAATCCGGCTCATGCTCGAAGCCAGCAAGGAAAAAGGCACCATCGAAGACATGGAGCAATTCATCATCACGCGCGCTTTTGAATTCAACGACAAAGCTGTCGAAGACATCATGGTTCACCCGACAGACATCATCGCTATTTCCATCGGCGATTCATTGGCACAAGTCGTGCAGCTCGTCACCGACCACCCTTTCAGCAAATTCCCTATATATGAACAAGATACGGACCATATGATCGGTACGCTCCACATCAAAGACTTGGTCCGTTATCGGGAAACTCCCCAGCAGCAAGCCTTCGATATTCGTCAAATCATGAGGGCGCCCCATTTTGTGTTTGAAAAGCGCGGAATCGACGAAGTGTTCCTGGAAATGCAGAAAAGCCATAACCATTTAGCCATCGTGCTTGATGAATACGGTGGAACGGCCGGCCTCATCACCTTGGAAGATTTGCTCGAAGAATTGGTCGGCGATATCCAAAGTGAAGACAAGCCTTCTGTTTAA